One genomic segment of Acomys russatus chromosome 6, mAcoRus1.1, whole genome shotgun sequence includes these proteins:
- the LOC127190646 gene encoding 40S ribosomal protein S2-like produces MADDAGAAEGPGGPGGPGLGGRGGFRGGFGSGLRGRGRGRGRGRGRGRGARGGKAEDKEWIPVTKLGRLVKDMKIKSLEEIYLFSLPIKESEIIDFFLGASLKDEVLKIMPVQKQTRAGQRTRFKAFVAIGDYNGHVGLGVKCSKEVATAIRGAIILAKLSIVPVRRGYWGNKIGKPHTVPCKVTGRCGSVLVRLIPAPRGTGIVSAPVPKKLLMMAGIDDCYTSARGCTATLGNFAKATFDAISKTYSYLTPDLWKETVFTKSPYQEFTDHLVKTHTRVSVQRTQAPAVATT; encoded by the coding sequence atggcggATGACGCCGGTGCAGCGGAAGGGCCCGGAGGACCCGGGGGCCCAGGATTAGGAGGGCGAGGCGGCTTCCGCGGAGGATTCGGCAGCGGTCTTAGGGGCCGCGGGCGTGGCCGAGGTCGTGGCCGTGGTCGAGGCCGCGGGGCTCGTGGAGGAAAagccgaagacaaggagtggatccctgTCACCAAACTGGGCCGCCTggttaaggatatgaagatcaagtccttggaggagatttatctgttctccctgcccattaaggagtccgagattattgactttttcctgggcgcatccctaaaggatgaggttctcaagatcatgccagtgcagaagcagacacgggctggccagcggaccaggttcaaggcttttgtcgctattggggactacaatggtcacgtcggtcttggtgttaagtgctccaaggaggtagccactgctatccgaggggccatcatcttggccaagctttccattgtccctgtgcggagaggctactgggggaacaagattggcaagccacacactgttccatgcaaggtgacaggccgctgtggctctgttttggtgcgtctcatccctgcccccagaggcactggcattgtctcagctcctgtgcccaagaagctactgatgatggccggtattgatgactgctacacatcagccaggggctgtactgccaccctgggcaactttgccaaggccacttttgatgccatttccaagacctacagctacctgacacccgacctctggaaagaaactgtgttcaccaagtctccttatcaggaattcactgatcatcttgtgaaaacccacaccagagtgtctgttcagaggacccaggctccagctgtggctaccacataa